In one window of Synchiropus splendidus isolate RoL2022-P1 chromosome 15, RoL_Sspl_1.0, whole genome shotgun sequence DNA:
- the mef2d gene encoding myocyte-specific enhancer factor 2D isoform X1 — MGRKKIQIQRITDERNRQVTFTKRKFGLMKKAYELSVLCDCEIALIIFNHSNKLFQYASTDMDKVLLKYTEYNEPHESRTNADIIEALNKKEHRDSESPDPEEPVSLTPRTEEKYKKIDEEFDKMMQNYRLSTSAHQTPFMPVAVPVSSESSNLVGALPFSQQPSGSLLSSFSSSGLPDPRLLSPQQPSLQRNTSSPGLPARPASAGALLGGDMGNSNGACSSPVPNGYSSARASPGLLSVSNANIQSKPKSPPPSSPQNRKLDLRVITSQSGKSLLQLTEEELELVTESAQRLSAQHTLTTPVVSVASPSLAGPFSGLQPSYSSDYQLSSADLTALQTFTPPSLVSGNMAAWQQQPSVAEQQHLLTQTSLGNLVPVGHLPLTINTNTNVNIKSEPVSPNRDHSTASGGGGPSGLVLGPSLVSVSYPGMLRLEVAGQGHSPVNSLSSNGSTYEGSDRDEGGQGRGGAQNFHQQVQEPSLVQLRPASTDPPDQDSSSVKRMRLDSWVT, encoded by the exons ATGGGGAGGAAGAAGATCCAGATCCAGCGCATCACGGACGAGCGCAACAGACAG GTGACCTTCACCAAGAGGAAGTTCGGCCTGATGAAGAAGGCATACGAGCTGAGTGTCTTGTGCGACTGTGAGATCGCGCTCATCATCTTCAACCACTCCAACAAGCTGTTCCAGTACGCCAGCACCGACATGGACAAGGTGCTGCTCAAGTACACAGAGTACAATGAGCCGCACGAGAGCCGCACCAACGCCGACATCATCGAG GCTCTGAACAAGAAAGAGCACCGAGACTCTGAGAGCCCAGACCCAGAGGAGCCTGTCTCCCTCACCCCACGCACAGAggagaaatacaaaaaaattgaCGAGGAGTTTGATAAAATGATGCAGAACTATAGACTGTCA ACTTCGGCCCATCAGACGCCCTTCATGCCCGTCGCTGTTCCAGTCTCCAGTGAGAGCTCCAACCTGGTGGGGGCGCTGCCGTTCAGCCAGCAGCCCAGTGGCTCCCTactctcttccttctcctcctctggacTCCCTGACCCGAGGCTCCTGTCGCCACAGCAGCCCAGCCTGCAGAGGAACACCAGCTCCCCAGGGCTGCCTGCAAGACCCGCCAGCGCAG GAGCTTTGCTGGGGGGAGACATGGGCAACTCTAATGGAGCATGTTCTAGTCCAGTCC CTAACGGCTACAGCAGCGCCCGAGCGTCTCCAGGTCTCCTTTCAGTCTCCAACGCCAACATTCAGTCCAAGCCAAAGTCTCCCCCACCATCCAGTCCTCAGAACCGCAAACTGGACCTACGAGTCATCACCTCGCAGAGTGGCAagagtctcctgcagctg acggaggaggagctggagctggtgaCTGAG AGTGCTCAGCGGCTCAGCGCTCAGCACACACTCACCACGCCGGTGGTCTCCGTGGCGTCTCCCAGCCTGGCAGGGCCCTTCTCAGGCCTGCAGCCGTCGTACAGCAGCG ACTACCAGCTGAGCAGCGCCGACCTCACCGCCCTGCAGACATTCACACCGCCGTCACTGGTGTCTGGCAACATGGCCGCCTGGCAGCAGCAGCCCTCTGTTGCTGAGCAACAACATCTCCTGACGCAGACGTCGCTTGGCAACTTGGT gccggTCGGTCACCTTCCCCTGACCATCAACACCAACACGAACGTCAATATCAAGTCTGAGCCTGTGTCACCCAACCGTGACCACAGCACGGCGAGCGGCGGTGGTGGCCCCAGCGGGCTGGTCCTGGGTCCGAGTCTCGTGTCGGTGTCGTATCCCGGGATGCTGCGCCTGGAGGTCGCAGGTCAAGGTCACTCGCCGGTCAACAGTCTAAGCAGCAATGGGAGCACGTACGAGGGGAGCGACCGTGACGAGGGTGGGCAAGGACGGGGCGGTGCTCAGAACTTccaccagcaggtccaggagCCCTCCTTGGTCCAGCTGAGACCAGCGTCCACGGATCCCCCGGACCAGGACAGCTCGAGCGTCAAGAGGATGAGACTGGACTCGTGGGTGACGTAA
- the mef2d gene encoding myocyte-specific enhancer factor 2D isoform X2 translates to MGRKKIQIQRITDERNRQVTFTKRKFGLMKKAYELSVLCDCEIALIIFNHSNKLFQYASTDMDKVLLKYTEYNEPHESRTNADIIEALNKKEHRDSESPDPEEPVSLTPRTEEKYKKIDEEFDKMMQNYRLSTSAHQTPFMPVAVPVSSESSNLVGALPFSQQPSGSLLSSFSSSGLPDPRLLSPQQPSLQRNTSSPGLPARPASAANGYSSARASPGLLSVSNANIQSKPKSPPPSSPQNRKLDLRVITSQSGKSLLQLTEEELELVTESAQRLSAQHTLTTPVVSVASPSLAGPFSGLQPSYSSDYQLSSADLTALQTFTPPSLVSGNMAAWQQQPSVAEQQHLLTQTSLGNLVPVGHLPLTINTNTNVNIKSEPVSPNRDHSTASGGGGPSGLVLGPSLVSVSYPGMLRLEVAGQGHSPVNSLSSNGSTYEGSDRDEGGQGRGGAQNFHQQVQEPSLVQLRPASTDPPDQDSSSVKRMRLDSWVT, encoded by the exons ATGGGGAGGAAGAAGATCCAGATCCAGCGCATCACGGACGAGCGCAACAGACAG GTGACCTTCACCAAGAGGAAGTTCGGCCTGATGAAGAAGGCATACGAGCTGAGTGTCTTGTGCGACTGTGAGATCGCGCTCATCATCTTCAACCACTCCAACAAGCTGTTCCAGTACGCCAGCACCGACATGGACAAGGTGCTGCTCAAGTACACAGAGTACAATGAGCCGCACGAGAGCCGCACCAACGCCGACATCATCGAG GCTCTGAACAAGAAAGAGCACCGAGACTCTGAGAGCCCAGACCCAGAGGAGCCTGTCTCCCTCACCCCACGCACAGAggagaaatacaaaaaaattgaCGAGGAGTTTGATAAAATGATGCAGAACTATAGACTGTCA ACTTCGGCCCATCAGACGCCCTTCATGCCCGTCGCTGTTCCAGTCTCCAGTGAGAGCTCCAACCTGGTGGGGGCGCTGCCGTTCAGCCAGCAGCCCAGTGGCTCCCTactctcttccttctcctcctctggacTCCCTGACCCGAGGCTCCTGTCGCCACAGCAGCCCAGCCTGCAGAGGAACACCAGCTCCCCAGGGCTGCCTGCAAGACCCGCCAGCGCAG CTAACGGCTACAGCAGCGCCCGAGCGTCTCCAGGTCTCCTTTCAGTCTCCAACGCCAACATTCAGTCCAAGCCAAAGTCTCCCCCACCATCCAGTCCTCAGAACCGCAAACTGGACCTACGAGTCATCACCTCGCAGAGTGGCAagagtctcctgcagctg acggaggaggagctggagctggtgaCTGAG AGTGCTCAGCGGCTCAGCGCTCAGCACACACTCACCACGCCGGTGGTCTCCGTGGCGTCTCCCAGCCTGGCAGGGCCCTTCTCAGGCCTGCAGCCGTCGTACAGCAGCG ACTACCAGCTGAGCAGCGCCGACCTCACCGCCCTGCAGACATTCACACCGCCGTCACTGGTGTCTGGCAACATGGCCGCCTGGCAGCAGCAGCCCTCTGTTGCTGAGCAACAACATCTCCTGACGCAGACGTCGCTTGGCAACTTGGT gccggTCGGTCACCTTCCCCTGACCATCAACACCAACACGAACGTCAATATCAAGTCTGAGCCTGTGTCACCCAACCGTGACCACAGCACGGCGAGCGGCGGTGGTGGCCCCAGCGGGCTGGTCCTGGGTCCGAGTCTCGTGTCGGTGTCGTATCCCGGGATGCTGCGCCTGGAGGTCGCAGGTCAAGGTCACTCGCCGGTCAACAGTCTAAGCAGCAATGGGAGCACGTACGAGGGGAGCGACCGTGACGAGGGTGGGCAAGGACGGGGCGGTGCTCAGAACTTccaccagcaggtccaggagCCCTCCTTGGTCCAGCTGAGACCAGCGTCCACGGATCCCCCGGACCAGGACAGCTCGAGCGTCAAGAGGATGAGACTGGACTCGTGGGTGACGTAA